AACATTTATCAGTGCACTCAGAAATATCTGCATGATGAAACAACTTCTGTAAGAAAACAACAGtatagaaatgaagaaaaacatacaagaatcaattcaataaacCACCATGCAaataagtgtttttttattatggtttTATAGTATTATCAAACTAAAGCTTTTAATAATCCAGGTCaccaacaaattatttttttaaagtaccTCATCTGGGAGGATCCCTTTCTGGGTCATGTCATTGTATACAGCAATAGCAAATTCCCAATCCCCTGTTTCGCTGCACGAATTAATGGCAATGGTGTAAACTTCGGGGCATCCctttatgctatatttttgtACCATCTTGTACACTTCTTTTGCACGATCAAcctgaaaaaaaacaaatagaaaaaaaaaacaggaatTGTTTAAAGATCTATAGtaaagtacaataaaaagagtGATTGGGGAACAAAGAACAGCACCTGACCAGCTTTAGTGCATGCCTTCAACAATGCACCTATTGTTACGTGATCAGGGTCAATGGGCTGCGTTTCAGCTGCCATTTCTGCTAAAACATCAAAAGCACGATCTACAGCTCCTGATTGGGCACAAGCAGCTATAAGTGCATTGAATACTACACGATCTGGCTTCACATTCTACTGCATAAAACATCACATCAGcatgtataattaaaaatagggAGGAGCTAAACTCATACCACTACAGAGATAATTCTTTAGAAAGACATTCTGCAGTAAATGTACCTTTGACCTCAGTATTCCATAAGCGCCAAATGCTTTGGCTATTTGCCCAGCTCTAGCACAGCCATCAATAAGTGCCCCATAGGTATGAACGTTAGGTTCCACTCCAGAATTAACCATCTTGTGAAACACCTAAGCATACAGATTAACAATTTCAATAGATTCAcaatttatagaaaattatattagatttaattaaatcatGCTATGATGAGTTGAAGGGCCATAGTGTACTTCAAACATTAGATCAACTTTCCCACTCTTTGCACAAGTTAATATCAGAGTGGTATAAAGTTTGCAATCAGGTTCTAGTTGAGCATTCTTAAGAAGCTGCAAAACATGGAAAGCCCCTGAAAAATAGACAATAAAATTTCCATGAGCTGAAAAGATGACAAAGAAGGAACTTTTAGAGAGTAACCAGAATATTTACTTTCTGAATCTTGGGAGCTTGCGCACACCGACATAAGCATGTTAAATGTACTCAGCGTTGGATTTGGAATGAGCTTAATGAAATCAAAAGCTTCTTTAACGGCCTTTCGTTTCTTGCAGGTGTTAAAAAACTTGGCATGATAAACCTATAACAAGTAAATAAGCATataagagaaacaaaaaaattgaagaactAAATGTCGAGTAAAACCAGAAAGATGCAAGTACCTTAGTCATGTCTAATAAACCCTTTGTTTCCATATGTTTAAGCACTTCTACACATTCATGTAGCCTAACAAAATCAATGTACTTAGTATAAGCTCCCCATATCAAAAGCAATGGTAAAAGTAGGTCAGACGGGCATCATGATCATGATATAGTTAACAAATAAGAAAGAAGTGAAGGTAGGAGTTTCACCTCAATGTTTCATTGAAAGCAAATTGGTTTCAAGTTTTAAACTCCAACTAGTATTCTCATAAATCAATTACATTAGCTTTTCAGTGTTCATAGGAGGCAGATCAGGTTAGCAAATTACCTCCCAAGTTTTagcaaattattatatttgctTAGATGCTTTGAAGGATCATTTTTCTGATCATCAGGCACCATGATTTGATCATTTTTCAGATCAATATGCATCTTCATTGAGTGAGCCTGGGGAAAAACTGTGTTATTATTGTAATCCATGTTGGTCCTTTCCCTGTCTCTTGAAGAGCTTCTGCCCCTCCTCAAGTTTTTACTCACATGTTGCAGAGGGTAGCCATTATGACTGGAAAGTTCAGCTGCTCCTTTGACATGTTCTGAATCAATAAAACATGGTTTACATAAAAGTTTCTTTAAATATTGGCTTGTTCATCACTATACTACGTAAGGATTTGACCAAAAATATCATCATTGAAATGATATGATGATACATTTTCTTTCACGTAAATTACCTGCATCTTGTAGAGGAATATCTGTAGATAACCCTGTTCCTTTCAGTGTGGCATTTCCCATCACTGAGGGCGACcgttttttattcataaaagaaGCACGGGGAGATAATGACTTTACACCACTCAGCGGTGTCATAGATCCAGTTGCAGGCTTGTTAACCTCATAAAACATGTACAGCCCTTCCCTAACTGACTCCCCAAAAAGGACGTCACCATTGATGGCACCAAGCTCAACCTTTTCTTTAGTACGTCCACCAACAGTCGCCAGTGCGTTGTTTACGCGAACAGACGAAGCAGTATGCTCGGATTCGACGTCAATTAAAGGCAACTCGGGATCAGAGTTAACTTTATCTTGACTTTCTTCCACTTGTATAGCCATTTCCTCAGCAAACTCTAGAGGTGGTAACGAAGTTGATGAGAAAGCGACAGATAAAAAAGACTCATCCAATACCTTGgaactattactattattattattattcaaaccAGAGTCAAAAACAGAAGATGACTCTGAAGTCTCGGTGGCGATGGCCACTTCTTGTACCACTGAAGATTTCAAAAACGGGAGGTGGATCTCGTTTTCCTCAAAGACCCGGTACTCTTCCCCATGGTGATCCTTCAACTTCCCAATCTCAGTCAGCGTGTTATCCCTTTGAAATTCCGTAAAACCAAGAATCTCGCCATCAATGACCTGACTCCCAACATTAGTTCCCTGAGGCGATAATGCGAAATTCGTAAGCCCCCGTGTCTGCACAAGACAAAGAGTTAGTTATTATAGAAACAGAAGACATTGTTCAATCAATTCACAAGCTGCATAGCTCGGACAGCAGCAAAACTCTATCCAGAACACTAAATGCATCATCTAACCGAAGATGTGGAGTGAAGAATTTACCAAATGCGAAAAAAGTAACAGACAGAAAAGACTCTGGTAACAGAATTAAAGAAGCGAGAAAAGTAGGTGGAAGAATTGCAATGAAAAGAAGTAACGAGTGAAATTGGAATATTATTGTTGGAAAGTGACCTGGTTAAGAgacttgttttttttcttggtgAGAGTGAAGTGGAGCCAGGAAACGGCGGATAAAGTGACGACGATGACGAGGACGACGACGGAGT
The Vigna angularis cultivar LongXiaoDou No.4 chromosome 5, ASM1680809v1, whole genome shotgun sequence genome window above contains:
- the LOC108340377 gene encoding pentatricopeptide repeat-containing protein MRL1, chloroplastic, which codes for MEVNLSLNRHRALSLTSSAPSLSALRSHFLASTHSLRLPLSPPSLRSRNKRTTSRNLGILRFHSPRFVFKASFHSHSVVVLVIVVTLSAVSWLHFTLTKKKNKSLNQTRGLTNFALSPQGTNVGSQVIDGEILGFTEFQRDNTLTEIGKLKDHHGEEYRVFEENEIHLPFLKSSVVQEVAIATETSESSSVFDSGLNNNNNSNSSKVLDESFLSVAFSSTSLPPLEFAEEMAIQVEESQDKVNSDPELPLIDVESEHTASSVRVNNALATVGGRTKEKVELGAINGDVLFGESVREGLYMFYEVNKPATGSMTPLSGVKSLSPRASFMNKKRSPSVMGNATLKGTGLSTDIPLQDAEHVKGAAELSSHNGYPLQHVSKNLRRGRSSSRDRERTNMDYNNNTVFPQAHSMKMHIDLKNDQIMVPDDQKNDPSKHLSKYNNLLKLGRLHECVEVLKHMETKGLLDMTKVYHAKFFNTCKKRKAVKEAFDFIKLIPNPTLSTFNMLMSVCASSQDSERAFHVLQLLKNAQLEPDCKLYTTLILTCAKSGKVDLMFEVFHKMVNSGVEPNVHTYGALIDGCARAGQIAKAFGAYGILRSKNVKPDRVVFNALIAACAQSGAVDRAFDVLAEMAAETQPIDPDHVTIGALLKACTKAGQVDRAKEVYKMVQKYSIKGCPEVYTIAINSCSETGDWEFAIAVYNDMTQKGILPDEIFLSALINVAGHAKNLDAAFDVLQEARERGIRIGITSYSSLMGACSNARNWQKALELYEYLKSLKLTITVSTVNALLTALCDGDQFQKALEVFFEMKGLGLCPNSITFSILIVASEKKDDMEAAQMLLSEAKKDGVVTNLIICRCIIGMCLRRFEKACIVGEPVLSFHSERPQVDNKWTSLALMVFRETIEAGQKPTSEILSQILGCLQLPYDTSLKNRLVENLGVSADTSRGSNLCSLIDGFGEYDPRAFSILEESASYGVVPFVSFKTSPIVIDAKELHASTAEVYLITILKGLKHRLAAGARLPNIIILLTVEKTEVVSQKGEKIINLAGRAGQAIGALLRRLQIPHQGNESNGKIRIHGAALKKWFQPKLASPFSGKPGDWSSSMSRLGKGISHQQRNIRLGNLSLD